One segment of Drosophila mauritiana strain mau12 chromosome 3R, ASM438214v1, whole genome shotgun sequence DNA contains the following:
- the LOC117142956 gene encoding protein obstructor-E isoform X2: MKKFLVVFVALFGAAVAQSSFKCPDDFGFYPHDTSCDKYWKCDNGVSELKTCGNGLAFDATDSKYLTENCDYLHNVDCGDRTELEPPITTPHCSRLYGIFPDENKCDVFWNCWNGEPSRYQCSPGLAYDRDARVCMWADQVPECKNEEVANGFSCPAAGELANAGSFSRHAHPEDCRKYYICLEGVAREYGCPIGTVFKIGDSDGTGNCEDPEDVPGCEDYYGDVDLKALKKLGF, encoded by the exons ATGAAGAAGTTTCTCGTGGTGTTTGTGGCATTATTCGGAGCCG CTGTGGCCCAAAGTAGCTTTAAGTGTCCCGATGACTTTGGATTCTATCCACATGACACGTCCTGCGACAAGTACTGGAAGTGCGACAACGGCGTTTCCGAGCTGAAGACCTGCGGAAACGGTCTGGCTTTCGATGCCACAGACTCCAAATACCTCACCGAAAACTGCGACTATCTGCACAACGTGGATTGCGGCGATCGCACAGAGCTGG AGCCCCCAATCACCACCCCCCACTGCTCCCGCCTGTACGGCATCTTCCCCGATGAGAACAAGTGCGACGTGTTCTGGAACTGCTGGAACGGCGAGCCCTCCAGATACCAGTGCTCCCCCGGATTGGCTTACGATCGCGATGCTCGCGTGTGCATGTGGGCTGACCAGGTGCCTGAGTGCAAGAACGAAG AGGTGGCCAACGGATTCTCCTGCCCGGCGGCTGGTGAGCTGGCCAATGCCGGTTCCTTCTCGCGCCATGCCCATCCCGAGGACTGCCGCAAGTACTACATCTGCCTGGAGGGCGTGGCCCGCGAGTACGGATGCCCCATCGGCACAGTGTTCAAGATTGGCGACAGTGATGGCACTGGCAACTGCGAGGATCCCGAGGATGTTCCCGGGTG CGAGGATTACTATGGCGATGTCGACCTGAAGGCTCTGAAAAAATTGGGTTTTTAA
- the LOC117142956 gene encoding protein obstructor-E isoform X1, translated as MKKFLVVFVALFGAAVAQSSFKCPDDFGFYPHDTSCDKYWKCDNGVSELKTCGNGLAFDATDSKYLTENCDYLHNVDCGDRTELEPPITTPHCSRLYGIFPDENKCDVFWNCWNGEPSRYQCSPGLAYDRDARVCMWADQVPECKNEEVANGFSCPAAGELANAGSFSRHAHPEDCRKYYICLEGVAREYGCPIGTVFKIGDSDGTGNCEDPEDVPGCEDYYGDLDLKSIRKSELLAGLNSEGRTKGAPKTKAASSSS; from the exons ATGAAGAAGTTTCTCGTGGTGTTTGTGGCATTATTCGGAGCCG CTGTGGCCCAAAGTAGCTTTAAGTGTCCCGATGACTTTGGATTCTATCCACATGACACGTCCTGCGACAAGTACTGGAAGTGCGACAACGGCGTTTCCGAGCTGAAGACCTGCGGAAACGGTCTGGCTTTCGATGCCACAGACTCCAAATACCTCACCGAAAACTGCGACTATCTGCACAACGTGGATTGCGGCGATCGCACAGAGCTGG AGCCCCCAATCACCACCCCCCACTGCTCCCGCCTGTACGGCATCTTCCCCGATGAGAACAAGTGCGACGTGTTCTGGAACTGCTGGAACGGCGAGCCCTCCAGATACCAGTGCTCCCCCGGATTGGCTTACGATCGCGATGCTCGCGTGTGCATGTGGGCTGACCAGGTGCCTGAGTGCAAGAACGAAG AGGTGGCCAACGGATTCTCCTGCCCGGCGGCTGGTGAGCTGGCCAATGCCGGTTCCTTCTCGCGCCATGCCCATCCCGAGGACTGCCGCAAGTACTACATCTGCCTGGAGGGCGTGGCCCGCGAGTACGGATGCCCCATCGGCACAGTGTTCAAGATTGGCGACAGTGATGGCACTGGCAACTGCGAGGATCCCGAGGATGTTCCCGGGTG TGAGGACTACTACGGCGATCTGGATTTGAAGAGCATCCGCAAGAGCGAACTTCTAGCTGGACTGAACAGTGAAGGTCGCACTAAGGGCGCGCCAAAAACCAAAGctgcctcctcctcctcataA
- the LOC117142958 gene encoding uncharacterized protein LOC117142958 produces the protein MQMRSGILIALWLCLTFNEGLALLEHEGETINRCIQNYGGLTAENAERLERFKEWSESYEEIPCFTRCYLSEMFEFYNNLTGFNKDGIVGVFGRPVYEACRKKLELPFASGESSCKHAYEGFHCITNMESHPFTVIDNMPNISPSAKNAMKDCLQDVHQDEWKSFDAFAYNPVNEPIPCFTRCFVDKLHIFEEKTRLWKLGAMKQNLGIPAKGARIRTCHRQRGKDRCATYYKQFTCYAMAV, from the exons ATGCAGATGAGAAGTGGAATATTAATAGCATTATGGCTATGCCTTACTTTT AACGAAGGTCTGGCCCTACTGGAGCACGAAGGCGAGACCATCAACAGATGCATCCAAAACTATGGCGGACTTACTGCGGAAAACGCCGAGCGCCTAGAACGATTCAAGGAATGGTCGGAAAGCTACGAGGAAATCCCCTGCTTCACGCGCTGTTATTTGTCCGAGATGTTCGAATTCTACAACAACTTAACGGGCTTCAATAAGGACGGAATTGTGGGAGTCTTTGGAAGACCCGTCTACGAAGCCTGCCGAAAGAAATTGGAACTGCCATTCGCGTCAGGCGAGAGCAGCTGCAAACATGCCTACGAGGGCTTCCACTGCATCACCAAC ATGGAAAGCCACCCGTTCACGGTTATCGACAACATGCCAAACATCTCCCCGTCTGCCAAGAATGCAATGAAGGACTGCCTGCAGGATGTCCACCAGGACGAGTGGAAGAGCTTCGATGCCTTCGCCTACAATCCTGTCAATGAACCGATTCCGTGCTTCACCCGGTGCTTCGTGGACAAGCTGCACATCTTCGAGGAGAAAACGCGTCTTTGGAAACTGGGGGCGATGAAGCAAAACCTGGGCATTCCGGCCAAAGGAGCTCGCATAAGGACATGCCATCGGCAGCGTGGCAAGGACCGATGTGCCACATATTACAAACAGTTCACATGCTACGCGATGGCCGTCTAG
- the LOC117142957 gene encoding uncharacterized protein LOC117142957 — protein MSSPRVVLVSLFLICTQALADLSGDAQTLEKCLRELSSPESIAGDLQKLERYLSWTREEVPCLMRCLAREKGWFDVEENKWRLKQLTEDLGADVYNYCRFELRRMGSDGCSFAYRGLRCLKQAEMHAGTSLSTLLQCSRQLNATNVELLQYSKLKSKEPIPCLFQCFADAMGFYDPDGNWRLENWKQAFGPSGNEDQSSGSDYSGCRLSGTQRQEASSKCSWMYHEYKCWERVNGNKLVEDNE, from the exons ATGAGTTCCCCGCGTGTGGTTCTAGTCAGCCTGTTCCTGATCTGCACTCAG GCACTAGCTGACCTTTCTGGTGATGCCCAGACTCTGGAAAAGTGCCTGCGGGAACTGAGCTCGCCGGAGAGCATCGCTGGCGATCTTCAGAAGCTGGAACGGTATTTATCTTGGACGCGTGAGGAGGTACCTTGCCTGATGCGCTGCTTGGCCAGGGAAAAGGGCTGGTTTGACGTGGAGGAAAACAAGTGGAGGCTCAAGCAACTGACCGAGGACCTGGGCGCCGACGTCTATAACTACTGCAGATTCGAGCTGCGCCGGATGGGGTCCGATGGCTGCAGCTTCGCCTACCGGGGACTCAGGTGCCTGAAGCAGGCCGAGATGCATGCGGGCACCAGCCTGAGCACACTGCTGCAGTGCTCCCGTCAGCTGAACGCCACCAATGtggagctgctgcagtacaGTAAGCTGAAGTCAAAGGAACCCATTCCCTGCCTCTTTCAGTGCTTTGCGGATGCCATGGGCTTCTACGATCCCGATGGAAACTGGAGGCTGGAAAACTGGAAGCAGGCTTTTGGGCCTTCGGGAAATGAGGATCAGTCTTCTGGCTCGGACTACAGTGGCTGTCGGCTAAGTGGGACTCAGCGGCAAGAGGCGTCAAGCAAGTGCTCGTGGATGTACCATGAGTACAAGTGCTGGGAGCGAGTAAATGGGAATAAGTTAGTGGAGGACAACGAATAG
- the LOC117142959 gene encoding general odorant-binding protein 99a, whose protein sequence is MQSQSLLLIAAVATLLVAQTTAKFQLKDHADAEKAFEECREDFYVPDDIYEKYLNYEFPAHRRTSCFVKCFLEKLELFSEKKGFNERDMIAQFTSKSSKDLATVQHGLEKCIDHNEAESDVCTWANRVFSCWLPINRHVVRKVFA, encoded by the exons ATGCAGTCCCAATCCCTCCTGCTGATCGCAGCCGTTGCCACGTTGCTGGTGGCCCAG ACTACGGCCAAGTTCCAGCTGAAGGACCACGCCGACGCCGAGAAGGCTTTCGAGGAGTGCCGTGAGGACTTCTACGTGCCGGACGACATCTACGAGAAGTATCTGAACTACGAGTTTCCCGCCCACCGGCGCACCAGCTGCTTCGTCAAGTGCTTCCTGGAGAAGCTCGAGCTGTTCTCGGAGAAGAAGGGATTTAACGAACGCGACATGATCGCCCAGTTCACCTCCAAGAGCAGCAAAGACCTGGCCACGGTCCAGCACGGCCTGGAGAAGTGCATCGACCACAACGAGGCCGAGTCGGATGTCTGCACCTGGGCCAACCGCGTCTTCTCCTGCTGGCTGCCCATCAACCGCCACGTGGTGCGCAAGGTCTTCGCCTGA